CAAAGCCGCACCCAGATTCTCAGATAGTTAATAACGGGGTTATGAGATATATTTGCGTGTGAAAAAACTACGGAATTCGAGCCAAAGTAAACATGAGCCTGTGTACAGGTTTTAGACTAAAGGTTCGCGGTAACTTTATTGAGTATTCACAAATCACTACATTTCCATGAGACAAACAGTTCCAACTAACTCTAGAGCAACCTCAAGCTGTTCCTTTTGTCTATAAACATCAGAtcttaaaaaaagtaaattgcATCCAAGATCATCATCAATCCACAAGGTTCAGTTAATGAATGCGCACCGAGTACTCGCTTAAAATTGTCAGTCTTGAATTGAAAATGTTTTGTGACTAAGGACTTGCTTCGAACCATAAGCTGAGTTCCATTCTGTAAAGTGGTCAATGGCAACAAATCAAGATGGTCAAATGAATATCCCCGATCTCGCGGCAAAAGTTGAAAATTAcaattgcttttggttttatgtagtctccttcgcagccgttattagggtcgtcacgcaatgctcctccccaactaacggctgctcactcGAGCTCTACATTCCTTTCCTTAAATTGACCAATAAGGATCAGGCTTCCATATCTTGGAAACCTGGACCTTTGGCGGCAAATGTAACGAGAAATATGATTGGTGCAGCTGCTAACAGTTGCATGCATGTCGTTGGTTCTCagtaacaaagggaaaggaatgcagagctcgagtgagcagccgttagttggGGAGGAGCGTTACGTGACGACCCGAAttacggctgcgaaggagactaggtTTTATGTGGcacgggttcgattcccagactcggcgtcatatgtaggttgagtttttttggttctctactctgcaccgagaagtttcccctctcctcaaaaaccaacatttgattgatttgcgttgattgttaatttcagtttaaagtttccccaattagtgaTCCAGCGCTTGaacgattagacacttaaataaagtttctttccttccttATGGCGATCACAATCTTGGAGGGTTTGTGCCTTACTCCGAAGACTAAAAAAACGTCTTTGTATCAAGAATAATCTTAGTTTACTGAAGCTATATATTTGTGTCGTCAACAGATAACAAGAGAGGATGTGAACAAATTGAGAATTGAAAAAGTTGTTAAGAGTTACGATAGTTGGGGAACGTTTTCGAATTTGAAACAAGTGCCATAAATTTATTAAGGAAAGCTTGTCAAACACCCGTTTGCTTCAGTACTAAGTAATGCGTTTAACACAGTTTCCACTGAAAAACCGTAAAACTGTAAAGCTGATGTGACGTCCCCATATTTAAAAGTGCCCCtgaccccaaaatatttttttcgctaaaatgaatctttgcacctgttcgaaacccattgcggccattttttcatttttctaacaaatctgtgccattttataggcttcgaaagttgcgaaaatccaagcatcttttgttcacgatcgagttagaaggggagtgggtctattcctgatttgacgtcacaaactgatttacattgtattaactctttgtaaaaatgcatgcaaagtagattgtgacgtcaaatcaggaatagacctactccccttctgactcggtcgggaacaaaagatgcttgggttttcgcaactttcgacgcctataaaatggcaggatttgttagaaaaaggaaaaaaatggccgcaatgcgtctcgaaaaggtgcaaagattcattttagcgaaaaacatgttttggggttaggggcactttaaacgcAGAAGCCTCTTTGCAAAAGAAATAGCTATTAGACATTGCGGGATACAAGCAAAAGTGCTGATTACCAATAAAGCATGACTCAATTCTACGCGTTACCATCCCAGCCGGACTCAGACTGCTGAAAACAATTCCCATTTCCCAGCATGTAGggttggattttactaacagGCAAAATTGAACTATTCACACTGGTCACAAAGTAACGAACTTCTtcttacaaaaagaaaagattcaTTGAACTAAACACTGGATTTGAGTCGTGTTAAAAGGCGATGGAAGATGCTCTTGAACGTATCGGGTGGCTGAGCGCCTGAGAACGACGCGACAGCGCGGTTTTCCCCCTCAATACGGATTTTAAAGTAAGGCACTCCGTTGATCCCTTCATCGTGAGCTTCCATGGCTTCCTCTTGGACTCGTGATATCACCGCAGACTTCTTCATGTGccttaaaaatagaaaaataaagttaattaaACCCTTTCTCGTTCTCCTTCCTATCTCCTGGACTCTTTCAGGTTACTTTGACGAAGTGGTGTTACTAGAGTCTTTGGCGGCTCTTTTTGGGATGTCACGCAATTGACATttgggatgtcacgcaacgtccCCAcccgcacgtttttgagacgcggacggcaaccggaagagaacatttcgcgttccaggacagtggtgactcccagatttttatactaatgaTCTGTAATGGAGAAAAcgtacttagcaatgtaaatgtggttgtgtgaggACAAGTtagaagggaaaacaactcaatTCCGGTTGCAAGCTTAATTAAGGGCCAATtagacttacagattttactctgtctaacgccagacgattttactcgtcaatagggacCCCACAAGAGTGAAAGGGTAAACAACAgctaggttcactcaaaaaTTATGTCCCcattattaaccctttcactcctgtaagggccaatgagacttatagattttactctgtctaacgccagacgattttactcgtcaatggggtaccccacaggagtgaaatggttaacaacagctaggttCAATCAAAAACAGttactatgtccccattaattaattaaccctttcactcctgtaagggccaatgagacttatagattttactctgtctaacgccagacgattttactcgtcaatggggtaccccacaggagtgaaatgGTTAACAACACCTAGGTTCAATCAAAAACAGttactatgtccccattaattaattaaccctttcactcctgtaagggccaatgagacttatagattttactctgtctaacgccagacaattttactcgtcaatggggtaccccacaggagtgaaatggttaacaacagctaggttCAATCAAAAACAGttactatgtccccattaattaattaattaaccctttcactcctgtaagggccaatgagacttatagattttactctgtctaacgccagacgattttactcgtcaatggggtacCCCACAGGACTGAAatggttaacaacagctaggttCAATCAAAAACAGttactatgtccccattaattaattaattaaccctttcactcctgtaagggccaatgagacttatagattttactttgtctaacgccagacgattttactcgtcaatggggtacCCCACAGGACTGAAatggttaacaacagctaggttcaatcaaaaactatgtccccattaattaattaattaaccctttcactcctgtaagggccaatgagacttatagattttactctgtctaacgccagacgattttactcgtcaatggggtaccccacaggagtgaaagggttaagctccctattaggcccgtttcaaacgtcgcattttgcatgtgccaaatctaatgcaaatgagcaaaaacaatagatttttctcatttgcataagattcggcacatgtaaaatgcgacgtttaaaacgggccttagtcTTGAAACAAatctaatgaaaaaaaatttgcccaaaatcaaaataaaaaagtgTGAATGTTTACGTTTCCATAGCATCCATGTTGAGACCAGTGTCCACAGCAATTTTAGCCAGTACATCGATACAGTTAATATCCTTAGCTTCCTCAAAGTATGCTTGAAACAGGTTCTCGGCAAGTTGGTCTTGTTTTCCTTCAGACTTGGCATAGTCTAACATGCAATGGGACTTCAATGTGTTGACTATTCGACGATTGAAATTGAAGTTAATGCCCTGAAAATAAAAACGACAAAGTTAACTGCAATCTCAATTATTACGATTTTGTTGACAACTGGTGGTATCTTGATGttgagtgtcaagtatttatgagtcaatgagtcaatgagtcatgagtcaatgagtcaatgagtcaacgagttagtgcagttaattaaaccataaaatgaaagcttacatttcagagagtgcttaggccgaatcactgaaacgagggcttaggcttaatcaacaaattattgctatattgactgtgagtccattgactcatgactcatgactcgttgactcattgactcatttgactcataaaacatgcgttctcctTGATGTTACATGTAATTGCAGTTTTCATGAAAGTGGTGTGACTCTTACATGTATGCAAAGACgttttttttcagtaaagaaAAGTGTACACAGCTCCAAATCTGTGTTTTAACTTTGAATCAAACTAAAGGTCGAGTCTTTTATTCTCCATTTCAACAGAAACAACAGGAACTAACTAAAGCACCAACCTAAAGTCACAAAGGCAGGattaattttgttcattgttagacgtaaaagaacccacacaataTTTGCAAAGAATAGGGCATGGAGTTCTGGCATTGCAGTGTGTCCTCTGACAAGTAagaaaattgcaaaaaggttaATTGCATCTATCTCTCTAAATAAGTTAACCTATCTTATTAAATTTACTATAattatgactagctccgtgagtgggcaaaatgaaacaaatcccacactgtgattggctacccgagtgggcaagatggagcttAACTGTCCGCTTGGGATtactcgcttggtcccgcaagatcaaagatggtttttttgagttttatcccatataataaatcctttattgaccaagcttgttccgTCAAGATGGCTTGATATTGGCCTTGTTCTTTGTTTgggtgtttatggacctcgaatTCATCTCTGTCCataaacacacacacacaaaaaaaacttggccaatatccaggcATCTTGACcatgcttggtcaataacccatatatatatatatatatatatctatgtcATATCATATTGTTAAcgttatcatcatcaccaccatcaCCTATTCCCTAATTGTACCATTTGATAAGTTGTTTCTTGGATAGTTGTtctaaaggcccaccttcaaccgacaggctcaAATTCGACCATTCAATTTTGTTTATactatggaaattcgcattgcttatcataGCAACCTGATTGGATGAATCTCACCTTTGACGGGATTtttatatatgaaaattgttccatggCACGcgatgcctgtcggttgaaggtgggcctttaacaaCTATAAAAATTGACttttcaaagaaagaaagacaattttaaagtgcccctgtgatcaaaaaaaccacttccttttttccctcagattttgaaagtgagtttgcttaacacctgactggcaaaattttgagctttgatttttatccaaaggccatttactttgagtgtaagttttggatttcacggtccgccattactcacgttcaaaactgaccgtttggacctcagacggc
Above is a window of Montipora capricornis isolate CH-2021 chromosome 6, ASM3666992v2, whole genome shotgun sequence DNA encoding:
- the LOC138052821 gene encoding uncharacterized protein translates to MKVFSDQLSFEVTWKPFFLNRTTPESGIPLEQYLSQKYGPEAAATAKQGTGHLSMAGANVGINFNFNRRIVNTLKSHCMLDYAKSEGKQDQLAENLFQAYFEEAKDINCIDVLAKIAVDTGLNMDAMETHMKKSAVISRVQEEAMEAHDEGINGVPYFKIRIEGENRAVASFSGAQPPDTFKSIFHRLLTRLKSSV